From Vibrio artabrorum, a single genomic window includes:
- a CDS encoding YecH family metal-binding protein, translating to MTTEIHAHNVLNLLSEKSLTREELTQTLAQTYGTEARFHTCKLNGLDLDGLLKFFLKMEKVVVVDNKLCTNRERVCHH from the coding sequence ATGACTACCGAAATTCATGCACACAACGTTTTAAACCTACTGAGTGAAAAGTCATTGACTCGTGAAGAGTTGACGCAAACGCTCGCGCAAACCTACGGGACAGAAGCGCGTTTCCATACGTGCAAGCTCAATGGTTTGGATTTGGATGGCCTGCTGAAGTTTTTCCTGAAGATGGAGAAGGTTGTGGTTGTTGATAACAAACTTTGCACCAATCGTGAGCGTGTATGCCACC